In the genome of Photobacterium sp. TY1-4, one region contains:
- a CDS encoding OprD family porin, with the protein MDKMFKRSVLSAVVVGVMAGSALTVTTTAHASGFLDDSSMNGSVNFFLRDRERGGFDAVKKEDTAKKPNLDHGSIFMNLGFSSGYVGDVVGLDLNVYSTFDMWQNSSPDHEMNFWNVSGPYGSDGPANGECLDQKGDAGTESKWNVDCNENGISYQTVAAKFKFGDSATAKLGYFQPSVPSAIGVNWSFAAGSYLGGEVGVNLGDLQLGLVYADRYKAPWFKDTYQFQQTDGSDAGDAYSIGARYSLPSGINIDGAYAGLTDGDRKTAHVKVNSTSDSGLFLAAQLYAIDDDQQYDSTAYQFALMSGNSFGPYSVRAEATYTVADGKDDSAMADFAYRLTKQYGGSNGTYDVWWNNRSDFNHDGELALFGSLSRDFSDIGAPGFSAGISAAMGVASSDVAGLDDLSEYAGSIFANYAISNGALEGANVGFHYTEYVNDTETDNWTGWTNLFQDETDIKVTLSIPYTIK; encoded by the coding sequence ATGGATAAAATGTTTAAGCGTTCGGTATTAAGTGCGGTCGTTGTTGGTGTGATGGCTGGCTCGGCACTTACCGTCACCACAACTGCCCACGCCAGTGGTTTTCTTGATGATTCATCAATGAATGGCTCGGTAAATTTCTTCCTGCGCGATCGTGAGCGTGGTGGGTTCGATGCCGTGAAAAAAGAAGATACGGCTAAAAAACCGAATTTAGATCACGGCTCCATCTTCATGAATTTAGGCTTTAGCTCTGGCTATGTGGGCGATGTGGTCGGCTTGGACCTCAATGTCTACAGTACATTTGATATGTGGCAAAACTCTTCGCCAGACCATGAAATGAATTTCTGGAATGTCAGTGGTCCATACGGTAGTGATGGCCCTGCGAACGGTGAATGTCTGGATCAAAAGGGCGATGCCGGTACTGAAAGTAAATGGAATGTTGACTGTAATGAGAATGGGATTAGCTACCAAACAGTTGCGGCCAAGTTTAAATTTGGTGATAGCGCTACTGCAAAATTGGGTTACTTCCAGCCATCGGTACCATCGGCCATTGGCGTAAACTGGAGCTTCGCTGCCGGTTCATACCTTGGGGGGGAAGTTGGGGTGAACCTGGGTGATCTGCAACTGGGTCTTGTGTACGCTGATCGTTATAAAGCACCATGGTTCAAAGATACTTATCAGTTCCAACAGACTGACGGGAGTGATGCAGGTGATGCATACTCAATCGGTGCGCGCTACTCTTTGCCAAGTGGGATCAACATTGATGGTGCGTATGCTGGCCTGACTGACGGTGACCGTAAGACTGCCCACGTGAAAGTGAACTCGACTTCAGACAGCGGCCTGTTCCTCGCGGCTCAGCTGTACGCGATTGATGATGACCAGCAGTACGATAGTACGGCTTACCAGTTCGCACTCATGTCCGGTAATTCATTTGGCCCATATTCGGTCCGTGCAGAAGCAACTTATACGGTTGCTGATGGTAAGGATGACAGCGCTATGGCAGATTTTGCGTATCGCCTGACCAAGCAATACGGTGGCTCGAACGGGACTTACGATGTATGGTGGAACAACCGCTCTGACTTCAACCACGATGGTGAACTGGCGCTCTTCGGCTCGCTGTCACGTGACTTCAGCGATATCGGCGCACCTGGATTCTCAGCTGGTATCTCCGCTGCTATGGGTGTCGCCTCTTCTGATGTCGCTGGCCTGGATGACCTGTCAGAATACGCCGGGAGCATCTTCGCCAACTATGCGATTTCAAACGGTGCTCTGGAAGGTGCGAATGTTGGCTTCCACTACACTGAGTACGTCAATGACACTGAAACAGATAACTGGACTGGCTGGACAAACTTGTTCCAGGACGAAACAGATATCAAAGTAACGCTGTCAATTCCTTATACAATCAAGTAA
- the cysZ gene encoding sulfate transporter CysZ — MSQSMAQQPHTGAGYFFKGMSLAMQPGTRRFVLMPLLINILLFGSAFTYVLMQLDDWINSWMSALPTWLDWLSYLLWPLLAIAALVTFSYFFSTIANWIAAPFNGLLAEHLEAKLTGAKAPDAGLRAILKDLPRIMHREWVKLKYYLPKAIGLLILMWIPAIGQTIGPVLWFLFSAWMMSIQYADYPFDNHKVPFPAMRDALKQKRGKSLGFGTLVMLFTMTPLLNLVVMPIAVCGATAMWVDHYRGQFRNY, encoded by the coding sequence ATGTCACAGTCCATGGCCCAACAGCCACATACCGGAGCCGGCTATTTTTTCAAGGGCATGTCCCTGGCCATGCAGCCCGGCACCCGCCGCTTCGTGCTCATGCCGTTACTCATTAATATTCTGCTGTTCGGCAGCGCCTTTACGTATGTCCTGATGCAACTGGATGACTGGATCAACAGCTGGATGTCTGCCCTGCCAACCTGGCTCGACTGGCTCTCATACCTGCTCTGGCCACTGCTGGCAATTGCCGCACTGGTCACGTTTTCTTACTTTTTCAGCACCATTGCCAATTGGATTGCCGCGCCCTTTAACGGCCTGCTGGCCGAACACCTGGAAGCCAAGCTGACCGGCGCCAAAGCACCGGATGCCGGACTGCGCGCGATCCTCAAAGACTTGCCGCGCATCATGCACCGGGAATGGGTCAAACTGAAATACTACCTCCCCAAGGCCATCGGGCTGCTGATCCTGATGTGGATTCCGGCCATCGGCCAGACCATCGGTCCGGTGCTCTGGTTTTTGTTCAGTGCCTGGATGATGAGCATTCAATATGCGGACTACCCGTTCGATAACCACAAAGTGCCGTTTCCGGCCATGCGTGATGCCCTGAAGCAAAAACGCGGCAAGTCTCTGGGCTTTGGCACGCTGGTCATGCTCTTTACCATGACGCCACTCCTGAACCTGGTGGTGATGCCGATTGCGGTGTGCGGCGCCACCGCCATGTGGGTCGACCATTACCGCGGCCAGTTCCGCAACTACTAA
- the ligA gene encoding NAD-dependent DNA ligase LigA has translation MSHDIQQQLTALREQLAYHGHRYYVEDSPEIPDAEYDRMMQQLLALEAMHPELITADSPSQRVGGKPLDGFSEVRHELPMLSLDNAFSDEDLKAFEKRMIDRLPASYALTFCCEPKLDGLAVSLLYENGVLVQAATRGDGTTGENITANVRTIRAVPLKLHGEGWPARLEVRGEVFMPKQGFEALNASAQKKGEKSFVNPRNAAAGSLRQLDPKITATRPLSFYAYSVGVMEGGTLAAGQFERLIQLKGWGIPMCPESRHLSSIEGVIEYYQAIGERRGTLPYEIDGVVIKVDDIDTQQRLGFVARAPRWAIAYKFPAQEEITRLNNVEFQVGRTGAITPVAKLEPVFVGGVTVSNATLHNADEVARLGVMIGDTVIVRRAGDVIPQIVSVVTSKRPDDAEAIVFPSECPVCQSKVERVEGEAVTRCSGGLYCRAQRKEALKHFVSRKALDVDGCGDKVIEQLVEREMVTTPADLFTLSAGVLTVLDRMGPKSAQNLVTALEKSKLTTLPRFLYSLGIREVGEATAANLAKHFETIEALSQATLEQLVEVPDVGAIVAEHVVNFFREAHNLEVIQSLRDAGVHWPAIEKPADDAELPLDGKTVVLTGSLSQLTRAEAKAALQEMGAKVTGSVSKKTDLLVAGEAAGSKLAKAQELEIEIWDEQALVDFMQR, from the coding sequence ATGAGTCACGATATTCAGCAGCAACTGACAGCGCTGCGCGAGCAGCTTGCATATCATGGTCACCGGTATTACGTCGAAGACAGTCCGGAAATACCGGATGCCGAATATGACCGCATGATGCAACAATTGCTTGCCCTGGAAGCAATGCACCCGGAGTTGATCACGGCTGACTCGCCAAGCCAGCGGGTGGGCGGCAAGCCGCTGGATGGCTTTAGCGAAGTGCGTCATGAGCTGCCGATGTTGTCTTTGGATAATGCATTCAGTGATGAAGATCTGAAAGCCTTTGAAAAGCGGATGATCGATCGCCTGCCGGCAAGCTATGCACTGACTTTCTGCTGTGAGCCTAAGCTTGATGGCTTGGCGGTCAGCCTGCTGTATGAGAATGGCGTCCTGGTGCAGGCCGCCACGCGCGGGGACGGCACCACCGGGGAAAATATTACCGCCAACGTGCGTACCATTCGCGCGGTGCCGCTCAAGTTACACGGTGAAGGCTGGCCGGCTCGGCTGGAAGTGCGCGGCGAAGTGTTTATGCCGAAGCAGGGCTTTGAAGCGCTCAATGCGAGTGCACAGAAAAAAGGTGAGAAGAGCTTTGTCAATCCGCGCAATGCGGCGGCGGGCAGCCTGCGCCAGCTGGATCCGAAAATTACGGCAACCCGACCGCTGAGTTTCTATGCCTATTCTGTGGGCGTGATGGAAGGCGGGACGCTGGCGGCAGGTCAGTTTGAGCGCCTGATCCAGCTCAAAGGCTGGGGGATCCCCATGTGCCCTGAAAGCCGCCACCTGAGCAGTATTGAGGGCGTCATTGAATATTATCAGGCCATTGGCGAGCGCCGTGGAACCCTGCCTTATGAAATTGACGGGGTGGTGATCAAGGTTGACGATATCGACACGCAGCAGCGCTTAGGGTTCGTTGCCCGGGCACCACGCTGGGCCATTGCCTATAAATTCCCGGCCCAGGAAGAAATTACCCGGCTCAACAATGTTGAGTTTCAGGTGGGGCGAACCGGTGCAATTACACCGGTAGCCAAACTGGAGCCGGTGTTCGTCGGTGGCGTGACCGTCAGTAATGCCACCCTACACAACGCCGATGAGGTGGCCCGTTTAGGGGTGATGATCGGAGATACGGTGATTGTTCGTCGAGCGGGGGATGTGATCCCGCAAATTGTCTCTGTGGTGACATCCAAGCGCCCTGACGATGCCGAAGCGATTGTGTTTCCCTCGGAATGCCCGGTGTGTCAGTCCAAGGTCGAGCGGGTCGAAGGTGAAGCGGTGACACGCTGCTCCGGTGGCTTGTACTGCCGCGCTCAGCGCAAAGAAGCCTTGAAACATTTTGTGTCCCGCAAGGCCCTGGATGTGGATGGTTGCGGTGACAAAGTGATCGAGCAATTGGTGGAGCGGGAGATGGTGACGACTCCGGCTGACTTGTTCACCCTGTCCGCCGGCGTGTTGACGGTACTCGATCGGATGGGGCCGAAATCTGCGCAGAACCTGGTGACGGCGCTGGAAAAATCCAAGCTAACGACCCTGCCGCGTTTTCTGTACTCTCTTGGGATCCGGGAAGTCGGGGAAGCCACTGCAGCGAATCTGGCTAAGCACTTTGAAACCATTGAGGCTTTGAGCCAGGCGACGTTGGAGCAGCTCGTCGAAGTGCCTGATGTCGGGGCCATCGTCGCAGAGCATGTGGTGAACTTTTTCCGGGAAGCGCATAACCTGGAGGTCATCCAGTCCCTGCGTGACGCAGGCGTTCACTGGCCAGCCATTGAAAAGCCGGCAGATGATGCCGAATTGCCACTTGATGGAAAAACGGTCGTCCTGACGGGCTCCTTGTCACAATTGACGCGTGCTGAAGCCAAAGCGGCACTGCAGGAGATGGGGGCCAAAGTGACGGGCAGCGTCTCGAAGAAGACAGATCTGCTGGTTGCGGGTGAAGCGGCCGGTTCCAAACTGGCAAAAGCCCAGGAGCTTGAGATTGAAATTTGGGATGAGCAAGCGCTGGTCGATTTTATGCAGCGCTAA
- the cysK gene encoding cysteine synthase A, whose product MSKIYEDNSLTIGNTPLVRLNRVSQGNVLAKVEARNPSFSVKCRIGANMIWDAEKKGLLKEGVELVEPTSGNTGIALAFVAAARGYKLTLTMPESMSLERRKLLKALGANLVLTEAPKGMKGAIEKAEEIVASDPAKYLLLQQFSNPANPEIHEKTTGPEIWEATDGDIDVFVSGVGTGGTLTGVSRFIKQQKGKAITTVAVEPSESPVITQALNGEEIKPAPHKIQGIGAGFIPGNLDLDLIDEVAQVSSEDAIDMARRLMEEEGILAGISSGAAVVAANRIAERPEFAGKNIVVVLPSSCERYLSTALFAGIFTEKETQQ is encoded by the coding sequence ATGAGCAAGATTTACGAAGATAATTCCCTAACGATTGGTAATACCCCGCTCGTTCGCCTGAACCGTGTCAGTCAAGGTAACGTTCTGGCCAAAGTTGAAGCCCGTAACCCAAGCTTCAGTGTGAAATGCCGTATCGGTGCCAACATGATTTGGGACGCCGAGAAAAAAGGTCTGCTGAAAGAAGGCGTGGAACTGGTTGAGCCAACCAGCGGCAATACCGGTATTGCTCTTGCGTTTGTCGCCGCGGCCCGTGGCTACAAGTTAACGCTGACCATGCCGGAAAGTATGAGCCTGGAGCGCCGCAAGCTGCTCAAGGCGCTGGGTGCCAACTTGGTGCTGACCGAAGCTCCGAAAGGGATGAAAGGCGCCATTGAGAAAGCCGAAGAGATTGTGGCCTCGGATCCGGCGAAATACCTGCTGTTGCAACAGTTCAGCAACCCGGCCAACCCGGAAATCCATGAAAAAACCACCGGCCCTGAAATTTGGGAAGCCACCGATGGTGACATTGATGTGTTTGTCTCGGGTGTCGGCACCGGTGGAACCCTGACAGGCGTGAGCCGCTTTATCAAGCAGCAAAAAGGCAAAGCCATCACCACAGTTGCCGTCGAGCCGTCCGAGTCTCCGGTCATCACCCAGGCCTTGAACGGCGAAGAGATCAAACCTGCACCGCATAAGATTCAGGGGATCGGTGCCGGCTTTATCCCGGGCAACCTGGACCTGGATTTGATCGATGAAGTTGCGCAAGTCAGCTCTGAAGATGCCATCGACATGGCACGTCGCCTGATGGAAGAAGAAGGGATCCTGGCCGGTATTTCTTCTGGCGCCGCCGTGGTTGCCGCGAACCGCATCGCAGAACGTCCTGAATTTGCTGGTAAGAACATTGTTGTTGTGCTACCAAGCTCATGTGAGCGCTATCTTTCAACAGCCCTGTTTGCCGGTATTTTCACTGAAAAAGAAACCCAACAGTGA
- the ptsH gene encoding phosphocarrier protein Hpr, with amino-acid sequence MYQKQVEITAENGLHTRPAAQFVKEAKAFDADITVTSNGKSASAKSLFKLQTLGLVKGTVVTISAEGTQAQQAVDHLVALMDELH; translated from the coding sequence ATGTATCAGAAGCAAGTTGAGATTACTGCAGAAAATGGTCTACACACGCGTCCGGCTGCACAATTCGTGAAAGAAGCCAAAGCGTTTGACGCCGACATCACTGTCACTTCTAACGGCAAAAGCGCCAGCGCTAAAAGCCTGTTCAAACTACAAACTCTGGGTCTGGTGAAAGGGACCGTTGTGACCATCTCAGCTGAAGGTACTCAGGCACAACAAGCTGTCGATCACCTGGTCGCCCTCATGGACGAACTGCATTAA
- the zipA gene encoding cell division protein ZipA translates to MQELRLVLIIVGALAIAALLLHGLWSSRKEKPAKFGEKPLGKLGEESSVDADGFDQDGVGSVRVVHPDHPSREKASRKEPEFHFGDKPEADPLMAPAQPAPRTEPDRPAMTVNASAAAPETPQTAAAVQAEPAIASTNSHHSADPAVPQAMTPELMPDTTEAQVEVVVQKSVQESVQEPAQTSVLASASEAAPVSDPITAQTAEGSAAPAQTESQAEFVEVQASSEALSPTPEVDEATMTAVTSAEETVAEPVVDPDVQVEADVQAVADTADESTETLPPDYLVLNVHARRGQIIRGSALFSCLEANGLLFGENAVYHRHADPAGTGPIIYSVTNMVNPGHFPGHDDPAFETPGVAFYLMLPCPGRADNNFNQMLLTVQRVADELGADILDHERALITPHRIESYREKAKRYTRA, encoded by the coding sequence ATGCAGGAATTGCGTCTGGTCCTTATTATTGTCGGCGCCCTGGCGATCGCAGCCTTATTGCTGCATGGCCTGTGGAGTAGCCGGAAGGAAAAACCCGCTAAGTTTGGCGAAAAGCCGCTGGGAAAGCTGGGTGAAGAAAGCAGTGTTGATGCTGACGGATTTGATCAGGATGGTGTCGGCAGCGTGCGAGTAGTTCATCCTGACCACCCGAGCCGGGAGAAAGCGTCCCGCAAAGAGCCTGAATTTCATTTCGGCGACAAACCGGAGGCGGATCCGCTGATGGCCCCGGCTCAGCCGGCGCCGCGAACTGAACCGGATCGTCCGGCAATGACGGTGAATGCATCGGCCGCTGCTCCGGAAACACCGCAGACGGCAGCCGCTGTACAGGCTGAGCCGGCGATCGCATCAACGAATTCACATCATTCAGCCGATCCGGCAGTGCCCCAAGCGATGACGCCGGAGTTGATGCCGGACACTACGGAAGCGCAGGTTGAGGTCGTTGTTCAGAAATCTGTTCAGGAATCTGTCCAGGAACCGGCTCAGACCTCTGTGCTGGCGTCTGCTTCGGAGGCGGCACCGGTGTCTGATCCGATAACCGCTCAAACCGCAGAGGGCAGTGCAGCACCGGCACAAACCGAATCTCAAGCTGAATTTGTTGAAGTGCAGGCGAGCTCAGAAGCACTATCGCCAACACCGGAAGTTGACGAAGCAACGATGACGGCTGTCACAAGCGCGGAAGAAACGGTTGCTGAGCCAGTCGTTGATCCGGATGTTCAGGTTGAGGCCGATGTCCAGGCTGTCGCCGACACTGCAGACGAGTCGACAGAAACCCTGCCGCCGGATTATCTGGTGCTGAATGTCCATGCCCGTCGAGGCCAAATTATTCGGGGAAGTGCCCTGTTTAGCTGCCTGGAAGCAAATGGGCTGCTTTTCGGTGAGAATGCGGTGTACCACCGTCATGCTGATCCGGCCGGGACTGGGCCGATCATCTATTCAGTGACCAATATGGTGAATCCGGGCCACTTCCCGGGCCATGATGATCCAGCTTTTGAAACACCGGGGGTGGCATTTTACCTGATGCTGCCATGCCCGGGGCGGGCGGATAATAACTTTAACCAGATGTTGCTGACCGTTCAGCGTGTTGCGGATGAACTGGGGGCCGACATTCTGGATCACGAGCGTGCGCTCATTACGCCACATCGGATTGAGTCGTACCGCGAAAAAGCAAAACGGTACACCCGGGCGTAA